A region from the Benincasa hispida cultivar B227 chromosome 8, ASM972705v1, whole genome shotgun sequence genome encodes:
- the LOC120083321 gene encoding pentatricopeptide repeat-containing protein At4g33170-like isoform X1, whose product MPLCFHLVRPLFFNSKSTKIQHSIALRISHKSFISKSENSSGELEDFYVSLLHRCVQTTDSRHGSAIHAKFLKGFLPFSLFFHNHVLNLYVKCGRLSYGLQLFDEMPERNVVSWSAIIVGFVQHGRPNEALSLFGRMHCDGTIMPNEFTLVSALHACSLTQRLICSYQIYALIVRLGYGSNVFLMNAFLTALIRHEKLLEALEVFESCSSKDTVSWNAMMAGYLQLAYFELPKFWRRMNLEGVKPDNFTFASVFTGLAALSEFRLGLQVHGQLVKCGYGSDICVGNSLCDMYIKNQKLLDGFKAFDEMPSSDVCSWTQMAAGCLQCGEPMKALEIIYEMKNVGLSLNKFTLATALNACANLASMEEGKKFHGLRIKLGTDIDVCVDNALLDMYAKCGCMTSANVVFRSMDERSVVSWTTMIMGFAHNSQTKEALQIFDEMRKGEAEPNHITFICVLYACSQGGFVDEAWKYFSSMSADYGISPSEDHYVCMVNLLGRAGCIKEAEDLILRMPFRPGSLVWQTLLGACLVHGDLETGKRAAEHALNLDRNDPSTYVLLSNMFAGGSNWDNVRSLRELMETRDVKKVPGSSWM is encoded by the coding sequence ATGCCTCTTTGTTTTCATCTCGTTCGcccattattttttaattcaaaatccaccaaaatacAACATTCAATAGCTTTGAGAATTTCTCACAAGTCTTTCATTTCGAAATCGGAGAACTCATCGGGGGAACTAGAAGATTTCTATGTCAGTCTTTTGCATCGGTGTGTTCAGACCACCGATTCCCGCCATGGATCTGCAATCCATGCAAAGTTCCTCAAAGGgtttcttccattttctcttttcttccacAACCATGTACTTAACTTGTATGTTAAATGTGGACGTCTATCATATGGTCTGCAACTGTTCGACGAAATGCCCGAGAGAAATGTTGTGTCCTGGTCTGCAATCATTGTTGGGTTCGTCCAACATGGCCGACCCAACGAAGCCCTCTCTCTATTTGGCCGTATGCATTGCGATGGCACGATAATGCCTAACGAATTCACCCTGGTAAGTGCCCTCCATGCTTGTTCTTTAACTCAGAGGCTGATATGTTCATACCAAATTTATGCATTAATTGTTCGCTTAGGATATGGGTCGAATGTTTTCCTCATGAATGCATTCTTAACTGCTTTAATTAGGCATGAGAAATTGCTAGAGGCTTTAGAAGTTTTCGAGAGTTGTTCATCCAAAGACACTGTATCTTGGAATGCCATGATGGCTGGTTATTTGCAACTAGCATATTTTGAACTGCCAAAGTTTTGGCGCAGGATGAATCTCGAGGGCGTTAAGCCTGATAATTTTACATTTGCTAGTGTCTTTACTGGGTTGGCTGCTCTCTCTGAATTTAGGCTGGGGTTGCAAGTTCATGGACAACTTGTGAAATGTGGATACGGGAGTGATATTTGTGTAGGGAATTCCTTGTGTGATATGTACATTAAAAATCAGAAGTTGTTAGATGGTTTTAAAGCTTTTGATGAAATGCCTTCAAGTGATGTTTGCTCTTGGACCCAGATGGCTGCAGGGTGCCTCCAGTGTGGGGAACCAATGAAAGCACTCGAGATCATTTATGAGATGAAAAATGTCGGCCTGAGCCTAAATAAGTTCACTCTTGCAACTGCCTTGAATGCTTGTGCCAATTTGGCCTCcatggaagaaggaaagaaattcCATGGATTGAGAATTAAACTTGGAACTGATATTGATGTTTGTGTTGATAACGCTCTACTTGATATGTATGCAAAATGTGGATGTATGACCAGTGCAAATGTCGTCTTTCGTTCGATGGATGAACGATCTGTTGTCTCGTGGACTACTATGATTATGGGATTTGCACATAATAGCCAAACAAAAGAAGCCCTTCAAATCTTCGATGAAATGAGGAAAGGGGAAGCTGAACCTAACCACATTACTTTTATTTGTGTTCTCTATGCCTGTAGCCAAGGAGGTTTCGTTGATGAAGCATGGAAATACTTCTCTTCCATGAGTGCTGACTATGGGATTTCACCTTCAGAAGATCACTATGTGTGTATGGTGAATCTATTAGGCCGAGCTGGGTGTATAAAAGAAGCCGAGGATTTGATCTTACGAATGCCGTTTCGACCTGGTTCATTAGTCTGGCAAACGTTGCTCGGTGCTTGCTTAGTTCATGGTGACTTAGAGACAGGAAAGCGAGCAGCAGAGCACGCGTTGAATTTGGATCGAAATGATCCATCAACTTACGTTTTGTTATCGAACATGTTTGCTGGTGGTAGTAACTGGGACAATGTTAGAAGTTTGAGAGAACTAATGGAAACTAGAGATGTAAAGAAAGTACCGGGATCAAGTTGGATGTAA
- the LOC120083321 gene encoding pentatricopeptide repeat-containing protein At4g14050, mitochondrial-like isoform X2, producing MPLCFHLVRPLFFNSKSTKIQHSIALRISHKSFISKSENSSGELEDFYVSLLHRCVQTTDSRHGSAIHAKFLKGFLPFSLFFHNHVLNLYVKCGRLSYGLQLFDEMPERNVVSWSAIIVGFVQHGRPNEALSLFGRMHCDGTIMPNEFTLMAAGCLQCGEPMKALEIIYEMKNVGLSLNKFTLATALNACANLASMEEGKKFHGLRIKLGTDIDVCVDNALLDMYAKCGCMTSANVVFRSMDERSVVSWTTMIMGFAHNSQTKEALQIFDEMRKGEAEPNHITFICVLYACSQGGFVDEAWKYFSSMSADYGISPSEDHYVCMVNLLGRAGCIKEAEDLILRMPFRPGSLVWQTLLGACLVHGDLETGKRAAEHALNLDRNDPSTYVLLSNMFAGGSNWDNVRSLRELMETRDVKKVPGSSWM from the exons ATGCCTCTTTGTTTTCATCTCGTTCGcccattattttttaattcaaaatccaccaaaatacAACATTCAATAGCTTTGAGAATTTCTCACAAGTCTTTCATTTCGAAATCGGAGAACTCATCGGGGGAACTAGAAGATTTCTATGTCAGTCTTTTGCATCGGTGTGTTCAGACCACCGATTCCCGCCATGGATCTGCAATCCATGCAAAGTTCCTCAAAGGgtttcttccattttctcttttcttccacAACCATGTACTTAACTTGTATGTTAAATGTGGACGTCTATCATATGGTCTGCAACTGTTCGACGAAATGCCCGAGAGAAATGTTGTGTCCTGGTCTGCAATCATTGTTGGGTTCGTCCAACATGGCCGACCCAACGAAGCCCTCTCTCTATTTGGCCGTATGCATTGCGATGGCACGATAATGCCTAACGAATTCACCCTG ATGGCTGCAGGGTGCCTCCAGTGTGGGGAACCAATGAAAGCACTCGAGATCATTTATGAGATGAAAAATGTCGGCCTGAGCCTAAATAAGTTCACTCTTGCAACTGCCTTGAATGCTTGTGCCAATTTGGCCTCcatggaagaaggaaagaaattcCATGGATTGAGAATTAAACTTGGAACTGATATTGATGTTTGTGTTGATAACGCTCTACTTGATATGTATGCAAAATGTGGATGTATGACCAGTGCAAATGTCGTCTTTCGTTCGATGGATGAACGATCTGTTGTCTCGTGGACTACTATGATTATGGGATTTGCACATAATAGCCAAACAAAAGAAGCCCTTCAAATCTTCGATGAAATGAGGAAAGGGGAAGCTGAACCTAACCACATTACTTTTATTTGTGTTCTCTATGCCTGTAGCCAAGGAGGTTTCGTTGATGAAGCATGGAAATACTTCTCTTCCATGAGTGCTGACTATGGGATTTCACCTTCAGAAGATCACTATGTGTGTATGGTGAATCTATTAGGCCGAGCTGGGTGTATAAAAGAAGCCGAGGATTTGATCTTACGAATGCCGTTTCGACCTGGTTCATTAGTCTGGCAAACGTTGCTCGGTGCTTGCTTAGTTCATGGTGACTTAGAGACAGGAAAGCGAGCAGCAGAGCACGCGTTGAATTTGGATCGAAATGATCCATCAACTTACGTTTTGTTATCGAACATGTTTGCTGGTGGTAGTAACTGGGACAATGTTAGAAGTTTGAGAGAACTAATGGAAACTAGAGATGTAAAGAAAGTACCGGGATCAAGTTGGATGTAA
- the LOC120083321 gene encoding pentatricopeptide repeat-containing protein At4g33170-like isoform X3, with translation MMAGYLQLAYFELPKFWRRMNLEGVKPDNFTFASVFTGLAALSEFRLGLQVHGQLVKCGYGSDICVGNSLCDMYIKNQKLLDGFKAFDEMPSSDVCSWTQMAAGCLQCGEPMKALEIIYEMKNVGLSLNKFTLATALNACANLASMEEGKKFHGLRIKLGTDIDVCVDNALLDMYAKCGCMTSANVVFRSMDERSVVSWTTMIMGFAHNSQTKEALQIFDEMRKGEAEPNHITFICVLYACSQGGFVDEAWKYFSSMSADYGISPSEDHYVCMVNLLGRAGCIKEAEDLILRMPFRPGSLVWQTLLGACLVHGDLETGKRAAEHALNLDRNDPSTYVLLSNMFAGGSNWDNVRSLRELMETRDVKKVPGSSWM, from the coding sequence ATGATGGCTGGTTATTTGCAACTAGCATATTTTGAACTGCCAAAGTTTTGGCGCAGGATGAATCTCGAGGGCGTTAAGCCTGATAATTTTACATTTGCTAGTGTCTTTACTGGGTTGGCTGCTCTCTCTGAATTTAGGCTGGGGTTGCAAGTTCATGGACAACTTGTGAAATGTGGATACGGGAGTGATATTTGTGTAGGGAATTCCTTGTGTGATATGTACATTAAAAATCAGAAGTTGTTAGATGGTTTTAAAGCTTTTGATGAAATGCCTTCAAGTGATGTTTGCTCTTGGACCCAGATGGCTGCAGGGTGCCTCCAGTGTGGGGAACCAATGAAAGCACTCGAGATCATTTATGAGATGAAAAATGTCGGCCTGAGCCTAAATAAGTTCACTCTTGCAACTGCCTTGAATGCTTGTGCCAATTTGGCCTCcatggaagaaggaaagaaattcCATGGATTGAGAATTAAACTTGGAACTGATATTGATGTTTGTGTTGATAACGCTCTACTTGATATGTATGCAAAATGTGGATGTATGACCAGTGCAAATGTCGTCTTTCGTTCGATGGATGAACGATCTGTTGTCTCGTGGACTACTATGATTATGGGATTTGCACATAATAGCCAAACAAAAGAAGCCCTTCAAATCTTCGATGAAATGAGGAAAGGGGAAGCTGAACCTAACCACATTACTTTTATTTGTGTTCTCTATGCCTGTAGCCAAGGAGGTTTCGTTGATGAAGCATGGAAATACTTCTCTTCCATGAGTGCTGACTATGGGATTTCACCTTCAGAAGATCACTATGTGTGTATGGTGAATCTATTAGGCCGAGCTGGGTGTATAAAAGAAGCCGAGGATTTGATCTTACGAATGCCGTTTCGACCTGGTTCATTAGTCTGGCAAACGTTGCTCGGTGCTTGCTTAGTTCATGGTGACTTAGAGACAGGAAAGCGAGCAGCAGAGCACGCGTTGAATTTGGATCGAAATGATCCATCAACTTACGTTTTGTTATCGAACATGTTTGCTGGTGGTAGTAACTGGGACAATGTTAGAAGTTTGAGAGAACTAATGGAAACTAGAGATGTAAAGAAAGTACCGGGATCAAGTTGGATGTAA
- the LOC120083321 gene encoding pentatricopeptide repeat-containing protein At2g13600-like isoform X4, whose product MNLEGVKPDNFTFASVFTGLAALSEFRLGLQVHGQLVKCGYGSDICVGNSLCDMYIKNQKLLDGFKAFDEMPSSDVCSWTQMAAGCLQCGEPMKALEIIYEMKNVGLSLNKFTLATALNACANLASMEEGKKFHGLRIKLGTDIDVCVDNALLDMYAKCGCMTSANVVFRSMDERSVVSWTTMIMGFAHNSQTKEALQIFDEMRKGEAEPNHITFICVLYACSQGGFVDEAWKYFSSMSADYGISPSEDHYVCMVNLLGRAGCIKEAEDLILRMPFRPGSLVWQTLLGACLVHGDLETGKRAAEHALNLDRNDPSTYVLLSNMFAGGSNWDNVRSLRELMETRDVKKVPGSSWM is encoded by the coding sequence ATGAATCTCGAGGGCGTTAAGCCTGATAATTTTACATTTGCTAGTGTCTTTACTGGGTTGGCTGCTCTCTCTGAATTTAGGCTGGGGTTGCAAGTTCATGGACAACTTGTGAAATGTGGATACGGGAGTGATATTTGTGTAGGGAATTCCTTGTGTGATATGTACATTAAAAATCAGAAGTTGTTAGATGGTTTTAAAGCTTTTGATGAAATGCCTTCAAGTGATGTTTGCTCTTGGACCCAGATGGCTGCAGGGTGCCTCCAGTGTGGGGAACCAATGAAAGCACTCGAGATCATTTATGAGATGAAAAATGTCGGCCTGAGCCTAAATAAGTTCACTCTTGCAACTGCCTTGAATGCTTGTGCCAATTTGGCCTCcatggaagaaggaaagaaattcCATGGATTGAGAATTAAACTTGGAACTGATATTGATGTTTGTGTTGATAACGCTCTACTTGATATGTATGCAAAATGTGGATGTATGACCAGTGCAAATGTCGTCTTTCGTTCGATGGATGAACGATCTGTTGTCTCGTGGACTACTATGATTATGGGATTTGCACATAATAGCCAAACAAAAGAAGCCCTTCAAATCTTCGATGAAATGAGGAAAGGGGAAGCTGAACCTAACCACATTACTTTTATTTGTGTTCTCTATGCCTGTAGCCAAGGAGGTTTCGTTGATGAAGCATGGAAATACTTCTCTTCCATGAGTGCTGACTATGGGATTTCACCTTCAGAAGATCACTATGTGTGTATGGTGAATCTATTAGGCCGAGCTGGGTGTATAAAAGAAGCCGAGGATTTGATCTTACGAATGCCGTTTCGACCTGGTTCATTAGTCTGGCAAACGTTGCTCGGTGCTTGCTTAGTTCATGGTGACTTAGAGACAGGAAAGCGAGCAGCAGAGCACGCGTTGAATTTGGATCGAAATGATCCATCAACTTACGTTTTGTTATCGAACATGTTTGCTGGTGGTAGTAACTGGGACAATGTTAGAAGTTTGAGAGAACTAATGGAAACTAGAGATGTAAAGAAAGTACCGGGATCAAGTTGGATGTAA